A single Eubalaena glacialis isolate mEubGla1 chromosome 18, mEubGla1.1.hap2.+ XY, whole genome shotgun sequence DNA region contains:
- the SULT2A1 gene encoding LOW QUALITY PROTEIN: sulfotransferase 2A1 (The sequence of the model RefSeq protein was modified relative to this genomic sequence to represent the inferred CDS: deleted 1 base in 1 codon; substituted 1 base at 1 genomic stop codon) → MHSKDRGRGKVIYLIRNPRDVFVSGYFFWRIATFVKRPESLEQYFEWFIQGNVPYGSWFNHACGWMFMRDKENFLILSYEEMKWDTRRTVEKICQFLGKKLEPEELNSVFRNSSFQVMKENNVSNISLLEVQFLEENGILLRKGITEDWKNYFTVAQAETFDKIFQEKTTDLPQXLFPWE, encoded by the exons AtgcattccaaggacagggggaggggtaAG gtGATTTACCTCATCAGAAATCCCAGAGATGTT TTTGTGTCTGGTTATTTTTTCTGGAGGATTGCAACATTTGTTAAGAGACCAGAGTCACTGGAACAATATTTTGAATGGTTCATCCAAGGAAATG TGCCATATGGATCATGGTTTAACCATGCTTGTGGCTGGATGTTCATGAGAGACAAGGAGAACTTCCTGATACTGAGTTATGAAGAGATGAAATGG gaCACAAGAAGGACGGTAGAGAAGATCTGCCAGTTTCTGGGTAAGAAACTAGAACCAGAAGAACTGAACTCAGTCTTCAGAAACAGTTCCTTCCAGGTCATGAAAGAAAACAATGTGTCCAATATTTCCCTCCTGGAGGTTCAGTTTTTAGAGGAGAATGGAATTCTTttgagaaa AGGCATTACTGAAGACTGGAAAAATTACTTCACGGTGGCCCAAGCTGAAACCTTTGATAAAATATTCCAGGAGAAGACAACAGATCTTCCTCAATAGCTGTTCCCATGGGAATAA
- the LOC133077716 gene encoding tetrapeptide repeat homeobox protein 2-like: MPPLGALEYSRSCDQAHFKAVFTEAQKGPTRSSGPPKRQRQERTMYTKEQLDVLKEYFQKNKYPGYQDRLRLAARLSLEEHKLQERISEAKGVHCCPGSRSKQGVSRTFGPLNPRTLSGRPVPGPWLLGAQALSLLPSAPLPGGLLNTRGHKLGLGGGGGGLAGFSPGRGGFTPGAEENARSLSPLTPPPGPLFPQVWFKNRRAQRSRLERLAEGGGQRARDAPTDPGIPCALGPAPAPVTAPASVFAAAAVAGPAFPDGPGFRRPPLPSPAGMRPAPEPSVSSHGRAMWAPAQGAQAPLQAASAPAPPPVWPLDPYAPNFGPDPFLIPVIFSRQDPSSPTSGYQTEDSFVDENDLGPGRLLNL, translated from the exons ATGCCCCC GCTGGGGGCCCTGGAATACTCCAGGAGCTGTGATCAGGCCCATTTCAAAGCTGTGttcactgaggcccagaaag GCCCCACACGGAGCTCAGGACCCCCAAAGAGGCAGCGGCAGGAGCGCACGATGTACACCAAAGAGCAACTGGACGTGCTCAAGGAATACTTCCAGAAGAATAAGTACCCCGGCTACCAGGACCGCCTGCGCCTGGCGGCCAGGCTCAGCCTAGAGGAGCACAAACTGCAG GAGAGGATCAGCGAGGCCAAAGGGGTCCATTGCTGCCCTGGGTCACGCAGCAAGCAAGGGGTCTCCCGG ACCTTCGGGCCTCTGAACCCGCGAACCCTTTCGGGCCGACCCGTCCCTGGCCCCTGGCTCCTGGGGGCCCAAGcgctctccctcctgccctctgcacccctccccGGCGGCCTCCTGAACACCAGGGGCCACAAATTGggtctgggaggaggagggggagggctggCCGGCTTCTCACCGGGACGGGGCGGCTTCACACCCGGGGCCGAGGAGAATGCGCGCAGCCTCTCGCCTCTTACACCTCCTCCCGGTCCCCTGTTTCCCCAGGTGTGGTTCAAGAACCGCCGGGCCCAACGCTCCCGGCTGGAGCGACTGGCCGAGGGCGGAGGCCAGAGGGCCCGCGATGCTCCCACGGATCCCGGGATCCCCTGCGCCCTGGGCCCCGCGCCCGCCCCTGTCACCGCCCCCGCTTCTGTCTTTGCTGCCGCTGCAGTTGCCGGCCCCGCATTCCCAGACGGCCCGGGATTCCGCAGgccccctctgcccagccccgCGGGGATGCGCCCAGCGCCAGAGCCCAGCGTCTCCAGCCACGGCCGGGCCATGTGGGCCCCGGCACAAGGCGCCCAGGCGCCCCTCCAGGCTGCTtcagccccggccccgcccccagtCTGGCCTCTGGACCCATACGCCCCCAACTTTGGCCCAGATCCTTTTCTAATTCCAGTGATATTCTCACGCCAAGACCCTTCCTCCCCGACGTCTGGGTACCAAACAGAAGATAGCTTTGTGGATGAGAACGACTTAGGCCCCGGCCGGTTACTGAATTTATAG